The Primulina tabacum isolate GXHZ01 chromosome 7, ASM2559414v2, whole genome shotgun sequence genome includes a window with the following:
- the LOC142551259 gene encoding uncharacterized protein LOC142551259: MVAEPWILRMGNQVSDKLKHALYVENSTKSNKKHGATEKQIIGVLSFEVANMMTKIIHLYKSLTYNEILKLKNEILRSDGVKILVSSDENLLMELALIEKLDDLNRVASVVSRLGKKCSIPALQGFEHVYGDIISGVIDVKELAFLVKDMVSMSRKMERYVKSTASLYGEMEVMNELEVATKKFQQNQHEESRKAFEQKLMWKKQDVSHLMDISLWNQTYDKVVELLARTICTVYARMLAVFADVHRKMDDSGVRSSRSQVGLSGSFRSMKPEFGQKSGPLEVNREVQTDAVLQKSDSTNTKCFRHSGSIRKDGLEKKTVTHKPKVGLQKSGCLHGIDDFSLSCGMGPGRMFMECLSLSSSVSKADDGDDQISQIFGHGSDIGGMKEEHASRLVNFGHLNNNDPLNREQRWLKGSLLNATGIRSNSQLQVYALPSTVGGSALALHYANVIIVIEKLLRYPHLVGDEARDDLYQMLPTRLRKTLKTSLKSYVKTLSIYDAPLAHDWRERLDGLLSWLSPLAHNMIRWQSERNFEQQQIITRTNVLLFQTIYFADREKTDAAICELLVGLNYICRYEQQQNALLDCASSSDFEDSMDWQLQFDSPLHP, encoded by the coding sequence ATGGTGGCGGAGCCTTGGATTTTGAGAATGGGTAATCAGGTCAGTGACAAATTAAAGCATGCTTTATATGTTGAGAATTCGACAAAATCAAATAAGAAACATGGGGCTACAGAGAAGCAAATTATTGGAGTACTGTCCTTCGAAGTTGCTAATATGATGACTAAGATTATTCATTTATATAAATCTTTGACTTATAATGAGATTCTTAAGCTTAAAAATGAAATCTTGAGATCGGATGGGGTGAAAATCCTTGTGTCCAGTGATGAGAATCTACTTATGGAACTGGCCCTGATTGAGAAACTTGATGATTTGAATAGGGTTGCTAGTGTGGTGTCTAGGCTAGGCAAGAAGTGCTCCATCCCAGCTTTGcaggggtttgagcatgtgtaTGGAGACATAATTTCTGGGGTGATTGATGTAAAGGAGTTAGCGTTTTTGGTCAAGGACATGGTGAGTATGTCGAGGAAAATGGAGCGCTACGTAAAATCCACGGCTAGTTTATATGGTGAAATGGAGGTCATGAATGAGCTGGAGGTAGCCACCAAGAAATTTCAGCAAAACCAGCATGAAGAGAGTAGGAAAGCTTTTGAGCAGAAGTTGATGTGGAAGAAACAAGATGTGAGTCATTTGATGGACATCTCACTTTGGAACCAGACATATGACAAAGTTGTAGAGCTGTTGGCAAGAACCATATGCACAGTTTATGCACGGATGCTTGCGGTGTTTGCAGATGTTCATCGAAAGATGGATGATTCTGGTGTTCGCAGTTCCAGGTCACAGGTTGGTTTAAGTGGAAGTTTTCGCAGCATGAAGCCAGAATTTGGACAGAAATCTGGTCCTTTAGAGGTTAATCGAGAGGTTCAAACAGATGCTGTTCTGCAAAAGTCAGATTCAACCAATACTAAGTGCTTTCGCCATTCGGGGTCTATCAGAAAAGATGGATTGGAGAAGAAGACTGTAACTCATAAGCCCAAAGTTGGATTGCAGAAAAGTGGTTGCTTGCATGGTATTGATGATTTTAGTTTGTCATGTGGAATGGGACCAGGGAGGATGTTCATGGAATGTTTAAGTCTGAGCAGTTCTGTTTCGAAAGCTGATGATGGCGATGATCAAATTAGTCAAATCTTTGGCCATGGTAGTGACATAGGTGGTATGAAGGAAGAGCACGCCAGTCGTTTAGTTAACTTTGGTCATCTCAATAACAATGACCCTTTAAACAGAGAACAAAGATGGCTGAAGGGCAGTTTATTAAATGCCACAGGAATCAGAAGCAATAGTCAGTTACAGGTCTATGCACTCCCAAGTACTGTTGGAGGATCTGCTTTAGCCCTGCACTATGCCAATGTTATAATTGTCATAGAGAAATTGCTCCGTTACCCACATCTGGTTGGTGATGAAGCTAGAGACGATTTGTATCAAATGCTTCCGACAAGACTAAGAAAGACTTTGAAGACAAGTTTGAAGTCTTATGTGAAAACATTGTCTATCTATGACGCACCTCTAGCACATGACTGGAGAGAGCGTCTAGATGGATTGCTTTCGTGGCTTTCCCCGCTTGCACAtaacatgatcagatggcaaaGTGAGCGGAACTTTGAACAGCAGCAAATTATTACTAGGACAAATGTTCTTTTGTTCCAGACGATATATTTTGCTGACCGAGAAAAGACAGACGCAGCCATCTGTGAGCTACTTGTTGGATTAAATTACATATGTCGATACGAGCAACAACAAAATGCGTTGTTGGATTGTGCAAGTAGTTCTGATTTTGAAGATAGCATGGACTGGCAATTGCAATTTGATTCTCCACTTCATCCTTGA